One Methylocaldum marinum DNA window includes the following coding sequences:
- the glyQ gene encoding glycine--tRNA ligase subunit alpha — MASQPIAKRDVSTFQGLILALQEYWAAQGCVIVQPLDMEVGAGTFHPATFLRSIGPEPWNTAYVQPSRRPTDGRYGENPNRLQHYYQFQVILKPSPLDIQNLYLGSLRFLGFDLLEHDVRFVEDNWESPTLGAWGLGWEVWLNGMEVTQFTYFQQVGGLDCRPVTGEITYGLERIAMYLQGVESVFDLVWTHRPNGPVTYGDVYHQNEVEMSSFNFEHADTEFLFGCFDTYERECRKLIAQDLPLPAYEMVLKASHSFNLLDARRAISVTERQRYILRVRDLAKSVAEAYYQRREKLGFPLLNSRNPDDE, encoded by the coding sequence GTGGCCAGTCAACCCATAGCAAAACGCGACGTTTCCACTTTTCAGGGACTGATTCTGGCGCTGCAGGAATACTGGGCGGCACAAGGCTGCGTCATCGTGCAGCCTCTGGACATGGAGGTCGGAGCGGGCACTTTCCATCCCGCGACATTCCTCAGATCCATCGGCCCGGAGCCCTGGAACACCGCCTACGTACAACCCTCCCGCCGGCCCACCGACGGCCGCTACGGCGAGAATCCCAACCGGCTCCAGCATTATTACCAGTTTCAGGTCATACTCAAGCCAAGTCCGCTCGATATCCAGAACTTGTATCTGGGTTCCCTGCGCTTCCTCGGATTCGACCTGCTGGAACACGACGTCCGCTTCGTCGAGGACAATTGGGAATCGCCAACCCTTGGCGCCTGGGGCTTGGGCTGGGAAGTCTGGCTAAACGGCATGGAAGTCACGCAGTTCACTTATTTCCAGCAGGTCGGGGGGCTCGACTGCCGTCCGGTCACAGGCGAGATCACTTACGGGCTGGAGCGCATCGCAATGTACCTGCAAGGCGTCGAAAGCGTGTTCGACCTGGTGTGGACCCATCGCCCCAACGGACCCGTGACCTACGGCGACGTTTATCACCAGAACGAAGTGGAAATGTCGTCTTTTAATTTCGAACATGCCGATACAGAATTCCTCTTCGGCTGCTTCGATACTTACGAGCGCGAATGCCGGAAACTGATCGCGCAGGATTTACCCCTACCCGCCTACGAAATGGTGTTGAAAGCTTCGCACTCCTTCAACCTTCTGGACGCGCGCCGCGCCATATCCGTCACCGAGCGCCAGCGCTACATCCTCCGTGTCCGCGATTTGGCCAAGTCGGTCGCGGAGGCCTATTACCAGCGCCGTGAAAAGCTCGGTTTTCCGCTGTTGAACTCGAGGAACCCCGACGATGAGTGA
- a CDS encoding HAD family hydrolase yields the protein MTIETSAYAITRRDYDAVIFDLDGVITQTATLHKIAWKALFDEFLARYSARIGESQQPFDADSDYRLYIDGKARYEGVASFLASRGIDLPYGNSDDGPERETVCGLGNKKNAIYRNSLKKQGVEVYSSSVDLIHGLRKKRFATAVVSASRNCAEVLEAAHLTNLFDTRVDGIDLERMHLRGKPEPDSFLEAARRIGVEPIRAVVVEDAIAGVEAGRKGGFGCVIGVDRTGHADALKSAGADIVVADLAELDTG from the coding sequence ATGACTATCGAGACATCTGCGTACGCAATCACTCGAAGAGACTACGATGCCGTCATTTTCGACTTAGACGGCGTGATCACGCAAACGGCAACGCTCCATAAAATCGCCTGGAAGGCCCTGTTCGACGAGTTCCTTGCGCGTTATTCCGCTCGCATCGGCGAATCCCAACAGCCCTTCGACGCCGATTCGGACTATAGACTCTACATCGACGGCAAAGCCCGCTACGAGGGTGTTGCGAGTTTTCTCGCCTCGCGCGGCATCGATCTTCCCTATGGCAATTCCGACGACGGACCGGAGCGGGAAACGGTCTGCGGGCTCGGCAACAAGAAGAACGCGATCTATCGCAATTCGCTGAAGAAGCAGGGCGTCGAGGTGTATTCCTCGAGCGTCGATCTGATTCATGGGCTGAGAAAGAAGCGGTTCGCAACGGCCGTCGTGTCGGCCAGCCGAAACTGTGCCGAAGTCCTGGAGGCTGCGCATTTGACCAATCTTTTCGATACCCGTGTCGACGGGATAGACCTGGAGCGGATGCATCTACGCGGGAAACCCGAGCCGGATTCGTTTCTTGAAGCAGCGCGGCGAATCGGCGTCGAGCCTATCCGTGCCGTGGTCGTGGAAGATGCCATCGCCGGAGTCGAGGCCGGACGCAAGGGCGGCTTCGGGTGCGTCATAGGCGTTGATCGCACCGGTCATGCCGACGCCTTGAAATCTGCAGGAGCGGACATCGTGGTAGCGGACCTCGCTGAACTGGACACCGGCTAA
- a CDS encoding VOC family protein — MKIVGFNHASLIVSDLDASRRFYEGILGLTPSDKRPRMPFDGVWYEIGEQQIHLLQVPNPDIGAERPEHGGLDRHVALNVADLAAIKRDLEQAGVPYSVSKSGRPALFCRDPDNNTFELIELRP; from the coding sequence ATGAAGATTGTCGGTTTTAATCACGCCTCACTGATCGTCAGCGATCTGGACGCCTCGCGGCGTTTTTACGAGGGTATTCTCGGATTGACCCCCAGCGACAAGCGCCCCCGTATGCCGTTCGACGGCGTTTGGTACGAGATCGGCGAGCAGCAGATCCATTTGCTTCAGGTACCGAACCCCGATATAGGGGCGGAGCGGCCGGAACACGGGGGGCTCGACCGCCACGTTGCGTTGAACGTTGCGGATCTGGCGGCGATCAAGCGCGACCTCGAACAAGCGGGGGTGCCCTACAGCGTGAGTAAGTCCGGCCGTCCGGCGCTGTTTTGCCGAGATCCGGACAATAACACCTTCGAGCTGATCGAATTGCGGCCTTGA
- the glyS gene encoding glycine--tRNA ligase subunit beta, with product MSETRDLLFELGTEELPPKSLLALSRALKNNVESGLAKASLGFDEIVPYAAPRRLAVWVKGLATAQPGQTVERRGPALNAAYQPDGSPSKALEGFMRSCGATLEQLTTIETDKGAWIGFRQEVKGGRTEDLIPDILHHSLAALPIAKRMRWGAGTAEFVRPVHWIVLLFGSDVIDAEILGVRSGHITYGHRFHHPDGLDLNAPCEYAEKLLNEGFVVADFETRKTKIRESAEAAAAEVNGCAHVEADLLDEVASLVEWPVPVLGGFDARFLSLPPEVLVTTMQANQKYFPVKDKEGALLPYFITFSNLDSRSPDTVRAGNERVVRPRLSDAEFFWDQDRKQTLESRVPELSQITFQKTLGSLLDKTERVKNLAVIIAERLNTESAWVERAALLAKADLLSLMVGEFPELQGTMGRYYALAEGEPEDIAAAIEEQYLPKVSGGPLPQTATGLMLALAEKIDTLTGIFSAGLIPTGDKDPYALRRAALGAIRILLEAELDLDLPELLDSALAQFTHPFDAETVHANVYDFILERLRGNCLERGIRHDEFEAVLAVRPGRLPDFDSRLKAVGEFRRLAEAESLSAANKRIRNILRKAEEEVVANVDDQVLTEAEEKHLLEAARQAKEDILPLLHERDYTAALCRLAQLRETVDAFFDRVMVMTEDAELRRNRLGLLAIVEGLFLNIADISKLQG from the coding sequence ATGAGTGAGACGCGCGATCTGCTGTTCGAACTGGGCACCGAGGAATTGCCGCCGAAATCCCTGCTCGCGCTGAGCCGGGCGCTGAAAAACAACGTCGAGAGCGGACTCGCCAAGGCGTCCTTGGGATTCGATGAAATCGTACCGTATGCGGCCCCGCGGCGGCTGGCCGTGTGGGTGAAAGGACTCGCGACCGCCCAGCCCGGCCAGACCGTCGAAAGGCGCGGCCCCGCGCTCAATGCCGCCTATCAGCCCGACGGCTCGCCTTCCAAGGCCCTCGAAGGCTTCATGAGGAGCTGCGGCGCCACCCTCGAGCAGCTTACGACCATCGAAACCGATAAAGGCGCTTGGATCGGCTTTCGCCAGGAGGTCAAGGGCGGCCGGACCGAGGATTTGATCCCGGACATTCTGCACCATTCGCTCGCCGCCCTGCCCATCGCCAAACGCATGCGCTGGGGAGCCGGCACCGCCGAGTTCGTGCGTCCGGTGCACTGGATCGTGCTGCTGTTCGGCAGTGACGTGATCGATGCCGAAATCCTCGGCGTACGCTCAGGACACATAACATACGGCCACCGCTTCCACCATCCGGACGGCCTGGACTTGAATGCGCCCTGCGAATACGCCGAGAAACTCCTGAACGAAGGCTTCGTCGTCGCCGACTTCGAGACGCGCAAGACTAAAATCCGCGAGTCGGCCGAAGCTGCTGCCGCGGAGGTCAACGGTTGCGCCCATGTCGAGGCTGATCTCCTGGACGAAGTCGCGTCCCTGGTTGAATGGCCGGTGCCGGTTCTCGGCGGATTCGACGCCCGCTTCCTGTCCCTTCCGCCGGAAGTGCTGGTCACCACCATGCAGGCGAATCAGAAATATTTTCCGGTGAAGGACAAAGAAGGCGCCCTGCTGCCCTATTTCATCACCTTCAGCAATCTGGACAGCCGCTCCCCGGACACCGTACGCGCCGGAAACGAAAGAGTCGTGCGCCCTCGCCTATCGGATGCCGAGTTCTTCTGGGATCAGGACCGCAAGCAAACCCTCGAAAGCCGGGTGCCCGAGCTGTCCCAGATCACCTTTCAGAAAACCCTTGGATCGCTGCTCGACAAAACCGAAAGAGTCAAGAACCTGGCCGTCATCATCGCCGAGCGGCTCAATACGGAAAGCGCCTGGGTCGAACGCGCCGCCCTTCTGGCCAAGGCCGACTTGCTGAGCCTGATGGTCGGCGAGTTTCCCGAGCTGCAGGGCACCATGGGCCGCTACTACGCCCTCGCCGAGGGCGAACCGGAGGACATCGCAGCCGCTATCGAGGAACAGTATCTGCCCAAGGTGTCGGGCGGCCCCCTGCCGCAAACGGCTACCGGCCTGATGCTTGCCCTGGCGGAAAAGATCGACACCCTGACCGGCATCTTTAGCGCAGGTCTGATACCGACCGGCGACAAAGACCCCTACGCTTTGCGCCGCGCCGCCTTGGGCGCCATCCGCATCCTGCTCGAGGCGGAATTGGATCTGGATCTTCCGGAGCTCCTGGATTCAGCCCTGGCGCAGTTCACCCACCCGTTCGACGCCGAGACGGTACATGCGAACGTTTACGACTTCATCCTCGAAAGACTCCGCGGTAACTGCCTCGAGCGCGGCATCCGCCACGACGAGTTCGAGGCCGTTCTGGCGGTCAGGCCCGGCCGCTTGCCCGATTTCGATAGCCGCCTGAAAGCCGTGGGCGAGTTCCGCCGGCTGGCCGAGGCCGAGAGCCTATCCGCGGCCAACAAGCGGATACGCAATATCCTGCGCAAGGCGGAAGAGGAAGTCGTCGCCAATGTCGACGATCAGGTTTTGACGGAAGCGGAAGAAAAACATCTGTTGGAGGCCGCGCGGCAAGCCAAGGAAGACATTCTTCCGCTGCTGCACGAACGCGACTATACGGCCGCCTTGTGCCGTCTAGCGCAGCTCAGGGAAACGGTGGACGCCTTTTTTGACCGCGTCATGGTGATGACCGAGGATGCCGAACTTCGCCGCAACCGGCTGGGTCTCCTGGCCATCGTGGAGGGGTTGTTCCTCAATATCGCCGACATCTCCAAGCTTCAGGGATAA
- the gmhB gene encoding D-glycero-beta-D-manno-heptose 1,7-bisphosphate 7-phosphatase: MSKFVILDRDGVINEDSDAYIKSPDEWVPIPGSLEGIALLTRGGFRVVVLTNQSGIARGLFDLPTLGAIHQKMRSAVESSGGRVEDIFFCPHGPEDGCDCRKPEPGLFRAFADKYKVDLKSVPAVGDSFRDIQAARSAGANAILVETGKGLRTLARHPDLDVPIFPNLYAASQSILFNVDLR, translated from the coding sequence ATGTCGAAATTCGTCATTTTGGACCGGGACGGCGTCATTAACGAGGATTCCGACGCCTATATCAAATCGCCCGACGAATGGGTCCCCATCCCGGGCAGCCTGGAAGGGATCGCGCTCTTAACCCGCGGCGGGTTCCGTGTCGTAGTCCTCACGAACCAGTCCGGCATCGCTCGCGGGTTGTTCGATCTGCCGACGCTGGGAGCCATCCATCAAAAAATGCGCAGCGCGGTCGAGTCCTCGGGGGGCCGAGTCGAAGACATTTTCTTTTGCCCGCACGGCCCGGAAGACGGTTGCGACTGTCGCAAGCCCGAACCGGGTCTATTTCGCGCATTTGCCGATAAATACAAGGTCGATTTGAAGTCCGTGCCGGCAGTGGGCGACTCTTTCCGGGACATTCAGGCCGCCCGCTCAGCGGGCGCCAACGCCATCCTGGTTGAAACCGGCAAAGGCCTGCGGACTTTGGCCCGCCATCCGGATCTCGATGTTCCAATTTTCCCAAACCTTTATGCAGCGTCCCAATCCATCCTTTTCAATGTCGATTTGCGTTAG
- a CDS encoding BON domain-containing protein, whose protein sequence is MITRQCVLASLVALGVAGYSGAFAAAAPGEPARLILTQTAEGYMSDTAITAKVKSALLADQSTSGLAIQVETEKGVVQLSGFVDSAMEKEKAADIARGVEGVKDVKNDIRVGGKETP, encoded by the coding sequence ATGATTACACGTCAATGCGTTCTGGCGTCTCTCGTAGCCCTTGGCGTTGCCGGTTACTCCGGCGCCTTTGCCGCTGCTGCACCCGGAGAGCCGGCAAGGCTGATTCTTACCCAGACCGCCGAGGGATACATGAGCGACACGGCCATCACCGCCAAGGTCAAATCGGCGCTGCTCGCGGATCAGAGCACCAGTGGTCTGGCCATCCAAGTGGAAACCGAAAAGGGTGTGGTGCAGTTGAGCGGCTTCGTCGACAGCGCGATGGAAAAGGAGAAGGCCGCAGATATAGCCCGTGGCGTCGAAGGGGTTAAGGATGTCAAGAACGATATTCGGGTGGGGGGAAAGGAGACGCCTTGA
- a CDS encoding glycoside hydrolase family 65 protein has product MTEIPVSLAEAGAFHFHPTDDPLWRIEEVGFNLAREHEIESLFAVSNGYVGSRASLAEGSALSNPATFIAGVFDTNTAAQGDPVPELAAAPDWMQLSLLTSGREFRLEEGNFVWHRRMIDMYHGILWREFDYRTEAGGLIHVRACRLASLADRHVLFQSIQLDAENRFPDIHLRALTAPVVERPGRVRLTPEPCPPSEDGDSASLLELCTHTTQIKVAVASAGRLRIGGEAVPPRIDPSPDRRVESWELDIEAGKPYRFDRLVVIYTSREVDRPSAMAAEHLRSLLNAEPNNVIAAHARAWEKRWRESDVEIAGDAALQRAVRFAGYHLIGAVNPADERVSIGARALTGEAYKGHVFWDTEIFMLPFYVLTDPPSARALLMFRYHSLSAAREKARRLGYQGALYAWESTNTGEEMTPGYSLSPDGEIKPILNGVLEHHISADVAYAVWQYWQATADETFLLDAGAEILFETARFWASRGLLDEDGSYHIREVIGPDEYHEGVDDNAFTNVMAQWNLECAAEAARMLIERWPDRWSGLAHRLDLREDEADRWHDLARRMYTGLDTRTGLLEHFKGYFELDDINLSEYGSHALPIDMILGRERTQLSNVVKQADVVMLIYLLWDRFSPEVREINFRYYEPRTAHGSSLSPSIHAAVAARLGDLETGTRYFHQASQIDLANNMGNAAGGVHAAALGGLWQAAVLGFGGLRLGADGLSFTPHCPPAWKALRFRLVWRGTHLHVDIQPEIVEIAAESGMGVAIRMGDAVPAWLGSGQRMCWKLVAGHWKEVSS; this is encoded by the coding sequence ATGACAGAAATTCCCGTTAGCCTTGCGGAAGCAGGCGCTTTCCATTTTCATCCCACCGACGACCCGCTGTGGCGAATCGAAGAAGTAGGGTTCAATTTGGCCCGGGAGCACGAAATCGAATCCTTGTTCGCCGTATCCAACGGCTATGTGGGGTCCCGGGCCTCTCTTGCCGAAGGCAGCGCTTTGTCGAATCCGGCTACCTTTATCGCCGGCGTGTTCGACACCAATACCGCCGCCCAGGGTGATCCCGTTCCGGAATTGGCGGCAGCACCCGATTGGATGCAGCTCAGTTTGCTGACCAGCGGACGTGAGTTCCGGCTCGAAGAGGGCAATTTTGTCTGGCACCGCCGCATGATCGATATGTATCACGGCATACTCTGGCGGGAATTCGACTATCGGACGGAAGCCGGCGGATTGATTCACGTTCGCGCCTGCCGCCTCGCTTCGCTTGCCGATAGGCACGTCCTTTTTCAGAGCATACAACTTGACGCGGAAAACCGGTTCCCGGACATTCATCTGCGGGCCTTGACCGCACCGGTGGTGGAACGTCCCGGCCGCGTGCGTCTGACACCGGAACCGTGTCCGCCCTCGGAAGACGGAGACTCCGCTTCTCTACTTGAGCTATGCACTCATACCACGCAAATCAAGGTCGCGGTCGCCAGTGCGGGCCGCCTGCGGATCGGAGGCGAGGCCGTCCCGCCGAGGATCGACCCGTCGCCGGATCGGCGCGTCGAATCTTGGGAACTGGACATCGAAGCGGGTAAACCCTACCGATTCGATCGACTGGTCGTAATTTATACTTCGCGTGAAGTGGATCGGCCTTCCGCCATGGCGGCCGAGCATTTGCGGAGCCTGTTGAACGCGGAACCCAACAATGTGATCGCCGCCCACGCGCGTGCCTGGGAAAAGCGCTGGCGGGAAAGCGACGTCGAAATTGCCGGAGACGCGGCGCTGCAGCGGGCGGTCCGGTTCGCGGGTTATCACCTGATCGGGGCCGTCAACCCGGCAGACGAAAGGGTGTCGATCGGTGCCCGGGCGCTGACCGGAGAAGCTTACAAAGGCCATGTCTTCTGGGATACGGAAATTTTCATGCTGCCTTTTTATGTTCTCACCGATCCTCCTTCGGCACGGGCACTCCTGATGTTCCGGTATCACTCCTTGTCCGCCGCACGTGAAAAGGCACGCCGGCTGGGTTATCAAGGGGCTTTGTATGCGTGGGAATCAACCAACACCGGCGAAGAAATGACGCCCGGCTACAGCCTGAGCCCGGATGGCGAGATTAAGCCCATTCTGAACGGCGTGCTGGAACATCACATCAGCGCGGACGTCGCGTATGCCGTCTGGCAATACTGGCAAGCGACGGCGGACGAGACGTTTCTTCTGGATGCCGGAGCCGAAATTTTGTTCGAAACCGCACGCTTCTGGGCGAGCCGGGGCCTGTTGGACGAAGACGGCAGCTATCACATCCGCGAAGTCATAGGCCCCGACGAGTATCACGAAGGCGTGGACGACAATGCCTTTACCAATGTCATGGCGCAATGGAACCTGGAATGTGCGGCGGAGGCGGCGCGCATGCTGATCGAGCGGTGGCCGGATCGCTGGTCCGGGCTTGCGCATCGCCTGGATTTGCGGGAAGACGAGGCCGATAGGTGGCACGATCTGGCGCGGCGAATGTATACCGGGCTCGATACGCGGACAGGGCTGTTGGAACACTTCAAGGGGTACTTCGAGCTGGACGATATCAATCTCTCCGAGTATGGCAGCCACGCTCTGCCGATAGACATGATTCTAGGACGGGAAAGGACACAGCTGAGTAACGTCGTCAAACAGGCGGATGTCGTGATGCTGATCTATTTGCTCTGGGACCGATTTTCGCCCGAGGTGCGGGAGATCAATTTCCGTTATTACGAGCCGCGCACCGCCCATGGCAGCTCGCTTAGCCCGTCCATTCATGCTGCCGTGGCTGCTCGGCTGGGCGATCTCGAAACCGGAACACGCTATTTTCATCAAGCTTCCCAAATCGATCTCGCCAACAACATGGGCAATGCGGCCGGCGGGGTTCATGCCGCGGCGCTCGGCGGGCTGTGGCAAGCCGCGGTGTTGGGCTTCGGCGGCCTGAGGCTCGGCGCGGATGGCCTGAGCTTCACGCCGCATTGCCCGCCGGCATGGAAGGCCCTCCGTTTCCGCTTGGTTTGGCGGGGTACTCATCTTCACGTAGACATTCAGCCCGAAATCGTCGAAATCGCCGCCGAGTCGGGCATGGGCGTCGCGATTCGAATGGGCGACGCTGTCCCCGCGTGGCTCGGATCCGGCCAGCGTATGTGCTGGAAACTGGTCGCCGGACACTGGAAGGAGGTTTCATCATGA
- a CDS encoding SulP family inorganic anion transporter, with protein sequence MIHKHFRYYLSHLRNDIPAGVVVFLVALPLCLGIALASGAPLFSGIITGIVGGLVVAWASGSQLSVSGPAAGLTVIVLNAIDKLGSFQALLLSVVIAGGLQLVLGFLQAGVIGAYFPAAVIKGMLAAIGLILILKQIPHAVGYDADFEGDEAYVQPDGHTTFSEIAYSLQAISPGAVIVSLVAIGIMLMWETSLFKRNAVLGLIPGPLVAVLWGVAYNLLSAKFAPAYAIAQEHLVRLPEIQGVEGFFQQFTFPDFTQWTNPEVYTVAVTIAIIASLETLLSLEAADKIDPLKRVAPTNRELKAQGLGNLIAGSIGGVPMTAVIVRSSANVNAGGRTKMACFIHGVLLLLSVMFITEYLNLIPLACLAAILLLTGYKLAKPKLFKEMYTKGASQIVPFVITIVAILMTDLLKGIAVGMVIGLYYVIRTNFQAAITLTRHGNNYLLRLHKDVSFLNKALLRRYLDSIDENGYVIIDATRAQFIDQDILETIHDFVAAASDDNITVELKNLNGNSELIPPKQAVPVGVL encoded by the coding sequence ATGATTCATAAACATTTTCGTTATTATTTGAGCCATCTGCGGAACGATATTCCCGCGGGCGTCGTCGTGTTCCTGGTAGCCCTGCCGTTGTGCCTGGGGATCGCGCTCGCCTCGGGCGCTCCGCTGTTTTCCGGCATCATCACCGGCATCGTTGGCGGCCTGGTGGTCGCCTGGGCCAGCGGTTCACAGCTGAGCGTGAGCGGCCCGGCGGCAGGCCTCACCGTGATCGTGCTCAATGCCATCGACAAGCTCGGCAGCTTCCAGGCCTTGCTGCTGAGCGTCGTCATCGCCGGCGGACTGCAACTGGTCCTGGGCTTTCTCCAGGCCGGGGTGATCGGCGCCTACTTCCCGGCGGCCGTGATCAAAGGCATGCTGGCGGCCATCGGCCTGATCCTGATCCTGAAACAAATCCCGCATGCAGTCGGCTATGATGCCGATTTCGAGGGCGACGAAGCCTACGTTCAACCGGACGGCCACACGACTTTTTCCGAGATCGCCTATTCGCTCCAAGCGATTTCGCCCGGAGCCGTGATCGTAAGCCTGGTCGCCATCGGGATCATGCTGATGTGGGAGACCTCGCTGTTCAAGCGCAATGCCGTGCTGGGTCTGATTCCGGGGCCTTTGGTGGCGGTGCTCTGGGGGGTGGCGTACAACCTGCTCTCGGCGAAGTTCGCGCCGGCCTACGCGATTGCGCAGGAGCATCTGGTGAGGCTTCCGGAGATTCAGGGCGTCGAGGGCTTCTTTCAGCAGTTCACCTTTCCGGACTTCACGCAGTGGACGAATCCCGAGGTGTACACGGTTGCCGTCACCATTGCCATCATCGCGAGCCTGGAAACGCTCTTGAGCCTCGAGGCGGCGGACAAGATCGACCCCTTGAAGCGGGTCGCCCCGACCAATCGCGAGTTGAAGGCGCAGGGTCTCGGCAATCTGATCGCCGGCTCCATCGGCGGAGTGCCGATGACGGCGGTGATCGTGCGCAGTTCCGCCAACGTGAACGCGGGCGGACGCACCAAGATGGCGTGTTTCATTCACGGCGTCCTGCTGCTGTTGAGCGTGATGTTCATCACCGAGTATTTGAACCTGATTCCGCTGGCCTGCCTGGCGGCGATCCTGCTCCTGACCGGCTACAAGCTGGCCAAGCCCAAGCTGTTCAAGGAGATGTACACCAAGGGCGCGAGCCAGATCGTCCCGTTCGTGATCACCATCGTGGCGATTCTGATGACCGATCTGCTGAAGGGCATTGCCGTCGGGATGGTGATCGGCCTGTATTACGTGATTCGGACCAATTTCCAGGCGGCGATCACGCTGACCCGGCACGGCAACAATTATCTCTTGCGGCTGCACAAGGACGTGTCTTTTCTGAACAAGGCCCTGTTGCGGCGTTATCTCGACAGTATCGACGAGAACGGCTATGTCATCATCGATGCGACTCGGGCCCAATTCATCGACCAGGACATCCTGGAAACCATCCACGACTTCGTGGCCGCGGCTTCGGACGACAATATCACCGTCGAACTGAAGAACCTAAACGGCAATTCGGAATTGATACCTCCCAAGCAAGCTGTCCCGGTCGGCGTTTTATGA
- a CDS encoding universal stress protein, which yields MSDGRQERNTVVVPIDTTPRSAAVLPVAKTVIQLAEATPCIVQTEMPITPIPDLKKKFPLLNTLLKHAIIAPLQGSPAEGIVRAAKKWSSLCIVMAMREGKKMTDTGLDSVAEGVLREMPCPMVLVPPERAPTPWQIQRVVLPQDGTPGTARAVAPAITLAGRTGASLLVLHVSGAHAAPPREPGTLTAPRYVDQPQHEWPAWAQEFLERLRSLSGEPVKGGIRMFMARGEPGPEIVRFTHSHGADLIVLSWHGELAPRCALTLRYVLQYASCPVLVLPENHGQSGLAVEDHSGEKAI from the coding sequence ATGAGCGATGGGCGCCAGGAACGGAACACAGTCGTAGTGCCGATCGATACGACGCCCAGGTCGGCTGCCGTTTTACCGGTTGCGAAAACCGTCATTCAACTGGCCGAGGCGACGCCCTGTATCGTGCAAACCGAAATGCCGATAACTCCGATTCCGGACTTGAAAAAGAAATTTCCTTTGCTGAACACTCTGCTCAAGCACGCGATCATCGCGCCTTTGCAAGGCAGTCCGGCCGAAGGCATTGTGCGTGCGGCCAAGAAGTGGAGCAGCCTGTGCATCGTCATGGCGATGCGAGAAGGCAAGAAGATGACCGATACCGGCCTCGATTCGGTCGCCGAGGGTGTTCTTCGCGAGATGCCCTGCCCGATGGTGCTGGTGCCGCCCGAACGCGCGCCGACTCCTTGGCAGATTCAGCGGGTGGTATTGCCTCAGGACGGCACACCGGGGACCGCCCGTGCCGTGGCGCCCGCGATCACTCTGGCCGGACGCACCGGCGCCAGTCTCCTGGTCCTGCATGTATCCGGCGCACATGCCGCTCCGCCCCGCGAGCCGGGAACCCTGACCGCACCCCGATATGTCGATCAGCCCCAGCACGAATGGCCCGCCTGGGCGCAGGAGTTTTTAGAACGGCTGAGAAGCTTATCCGGAGAGCCCGTGAAAGGCGGAATCCGGATGTTCATGGCGCGTGGCGAGCCCGGTCCCGAGATCGTGCGCTTTACTCACAGCCACGGTGCCGACCTGATCGTTCTTTCCTGGCACGGCGAATTGGCGCCCCGCTGCGCTCTGACACTCCGCTATGTGCTGCAATATGCATCATGTCCGGTTTTGGTCCTGCCTGAAAATCATGGTCAATCCGGTTTGGCGGTTGAGGATCATTCCGGCGAGAAAGCGATTTAG
- a CDS encoding lysophospholipid acyltransferase family protein has product MLIAAYPLGFETRYAIANRWVRFNLWLLETVCGLKYEVHGLENIPAQKSGVILCKHQSAWETLALQALFPPLVFILKRELLRIPVWGWAMATLEPIAINRQAKAAAMKQILRDGEKRLKDGRWVVIFPEGTRVAPGQKGRYGTSGGILAHRTGCPVVPVAHNAGEYWARQAFLKFPGVIQVRIGPPIDATALSSAEINQRAEQWIEDQMSTISGCGPYAGPLPPNDVPNLM; this is encoded by the coding sequence GTGCTAATCGCCGCGTATCCGCTCGGATTCGAAACCCGCTATGCCATTGCCAATCGGTGGGTGCGCTTCAACCTTTGGCTGCTGGAAACCGTATGCGGATTGAAGTACGAGGTGCACGGACTCGAAAACATTCCGGCGCAAAAAAGCGGCGTCATCCTCTGCAAACATCAATCCGCCTGGGAAACACTGGCTTTGCAAGCCCTATTCCCGCCCCTGGTATTCATCTTGAAGCGCGAGTTGCTGCGCATTCCGGTATGGGGTTGGGCGATGGCGACTCTGGAACCCATCGCCATCAACCGGCAAGCGAAAGCCGCTGCCATGAAACAGATTCTGAGGGACGGCGAAAAACGGCTGAAAGACGGGCGCTGGGTGGTTATTTTCCCGGAAGGGACCCGAGTCGCGCCAGGGCAGAAAGGACGCTACGGAACTAGCGGTGGAATACTCGCCCATCGCACCGGCTGCCCGGTAGTGCCGGTGGCTCATAATGCCGGCGAATACTGGGCCAGGCAGGCCTTCCTCAAATTTCCGGGCGTCATTCAGGTGCGCATCGGACCGCCGATCGACGCCACGGCGCTGAGTTCCGCCGAAATCAACCAACGCGCCGAGCAATGGATCGAAGATCAGATGTCCACAATCAGCGGGTGTGGACCCTACGCGGGACCTCTGCCGCCGAACGATGTACCGAACTTGATGTAG